The Virgibacillus siamensis genome includes a region encoding these proteins:
- a CDS encoding M20 peptidase aminoacylase family protein produces MKTDPIDNKIMNIFEHLHNHPEISWHETETTNYIKQILENHGCKITTFDDCTGVIGEIGNGDPVVAVRADMDALWQEVNGRFCANHSCGHDSHMSMVLGVLLKISEMDSLPQGTIRFIFQPAEEKGTGALKMIEKGVIDDVSYMYGVHLRPVHEVKDNMAAPAILHGAGQHISGEIKGEDTHGARPHLGVNAIEVGAELLQKLNHIHADPQVPHSIKFTKFQAGGESSNVIPGSAAFSIDIRAQRNDVIDELASKVKQSVQSVSAFYNVPIELDIGSATASANSDKNAQKIMSESIGEVLGEENIAPPVVTSGSEDFHFYTFKKPDLKATLLGLGCDLKPGLHHPYMTFNHDMIVPGSEILLKTVLKTLTHLNKKGD; encoded by the coding sequence ATGAAAACAGATCCAATCGATAATAAGATAATGAATATTTTTGAGCACTTGCATAATCATCCCGAAATCAGTTGGCATGAAACCGAAACGACAAACTATATTAAACAGATTTTGGAGAACCATGGATGCAAGATAACTACTTTTGATGATTGTACAGGGGTAATTGGGGAGATAGGAAATGGTGATCCTGTAGTTGCTGTCAGAGCAGATATGGATGCTCTCTGGCAGGAAGTTAACGGAAGATTTTGTGCCAATCATTCATGCGGTCACGATTCACACATGTCCATGGTACTTGGGGTTCTTTTAAAAATCAGTGAAATGGATTCACTTCCACAGGGAACGATTCGATTCATTTTTCAACCCGCTGAAGAAAAAGGAACGGGTGCGCTTAAAATGATTGAAAAGGGCGTTATTGATGATGTCAGTTATATGTATGGTGTTCATTTAAGGCCCGTCCATGAAGTGAAAGACAATATGGCAGCTCCGGCAATTTTGCATGGCGCGGGACAGCACATCAGCGGGGAAATAAAGGGGGAAGATACGCATGGAGCTCGGCCACACCTAGGCGTCAACGCAATAGAGGTCGGGGCGGAACTGTTGCAAAAACTTAACCATATTCATGCCGACCCGCAAGTTCCACACTCCATAAAGTTTACGAAGTTTCAGGCCGGCGGGGAAAGCTCGAATGTGATTCCCGGCAGTGCGGCATTCAGTATTGATATTCGGGCTCAACGTAACGATGTCATTGACGAATTGGCCAGCAAGGTTAAGCAATCAGTTCAATCGGTATCAGCGTTTTACAATGTACCTATTGAGTTGGACATTGGTTCAGCGACCGCTTCAGCCAATTCTGATAAAAATGCCCAAAAAATAATGTCCGAATCCATTGGAGAGGTTTTAGGAGAAGAAAATATTGCACCGCCTGTTGTTACCAGCGGCAGTGAGGACTTTCATTTTTATACGTTTAAGAAACCGGATTTAAAGGCAACTCTTTTGGGACTTGGGTGTGATTTAAAACCGGGTTTGCACCACCCATATATGACATTTAATCACGACATGATTGTACCTGGTTCTGAGATACTATTGAAAACAGTTTTAAAAACCTTAACTCATTTAAATAAAAAGGGGGATTAG
- a CDS encoding C45 family autoproteolytic acyltransferase/hydolase yields the protein MSDVETPSLKLSGSSYEMGFEHGSGAKEQVHFTLETYEEMFYNHSSMSWKEACNKALLHVDAIEQYNADYLYEMEGLAKGAGVTFEDILAINARSEIVLTNVPDGCTAFSILDRYTSNMWLAQNWDWTSTQFKSLVHLHLDKENCPSINMVSEAGIIGKIGCNSEGIGVCLNALVTNTSAKKVPIHLGLRAVLESTSIEEAVSRVGRNQMASPAHFLIAAKTGEMAGLEVSPIHTARIATDKNFIAHTNHILSEQLKEKVKEDAKSDSYIRYDVANKLLTDFDKQQITDTNVFRVLSDHTNYPHSICRHISPEDEKKGERISETIFSIVMNLTEGTLNWEKGHPCRQL from the coding sequence ATGTCAGATGTTGAAACGCCATCTTTGAAGTTATCGGGATCTTCTTATGAAATGGGCTTTGAACATGGTTCAGGGGCGAAAGAACAGGTCCATTTCACCCTTGAAACGTATGAGGAAATGTTTTATAACCATTCGAGTATGTCTTGGAAGGAGGCATGTAATAAAGCATTACTTCATGTTGATGCGATTGAGCAATATAATGCTGATTATCTTTATGAAATGGAAGGTTTAGCAAAAGGAGCAGGTGTTACTTTTGAAGATATATTGGCAATTAATGCAAGAAGTGAAATTGTATTAACCAATGTTCCTGATGGATGTACTGCATTTTCAATATTGGACAGGTACACATCAAACATGTGGCTGGCCCAAAATTGGGATTGGACATCAACCCAATTTAAATCTTTGGTTCACTTGCATTTGGATAAGGAAAATTGTCCTTCCATAAATATGGTTTCAGAAGCAGGGATTATCGGTAAGATTGGCTGCAACAGTGAGGGGATAGGTGTCTGCCTTAATGCCTTGGTAACGAATACGTCGGCAAAGAAAGTGCCAATTCATTTGGGATTGAGGGCAGTCCTGGAATCAACTTCCATTGAAGAAGCTGTATCGCGGGTTGGTAGGAATCAAATGGCCTCTCCGGCACATTTTTTAATCGCAGCAAAAACAGGAGAAATGGCAGGACTTGAAGTATCTCCAATCCATACCGCCCGAATAGCAACTGACAAAAATTTTATTGCACATACAAATCATATTTTGTCTGAACAGCTAAAAGAAAAAGTTAAGGAGGATGCAAAATCAGATTCCTATATCCGGTACGACGTTGCAAATAAATTACTGACAGATTTTGATAAGCAACAGATTACTGACACGAATGTATTTCGGGTTTTGTCAGATCATACAAATTATCCGCATTCTATTTGCCGCCATATATCTCCCGAAGACGAGAAGAAGGGAGAACGAATAAGCGAAACTATTTTTAGTATTGTTATGAACTTAACAGAAGGCACACTGAACTGGGAAAAAGGTCACCCATGCAGGCAACTGTGA
- a CDS encoding M20/M25/M40 family metallo-hydrolase, with amino-acid sequence MSIRQVQELVANKREEYLDLLFSLLRQKSVSAENEGIEACSALLNRIMEDIGIKTRLIETDGHPVVYGELMNKTNNFTLLIYGHYDVQPADPIDEWNTPPFEPTIKNGKIFCRGAGDNKGQLMAQLLAIKSYKEIFGKLPINIKFVFEGEEESGSPNLAQFVQTNRELLKADLVYTSDGPMHESGAPFVLLGVRGMLYVELAAKGADWDNHSGNKGNIIPNPAWELVKLLNTMRDNKGRILIEGFYDDIRQPGKHDLDLISNLPFDKNRLAEHTGYQGFDMSRDEYYQNLIFEPTMNIAGFHSGYGGEGTKTIIPSKAKLKLDMRLIVDQDPDDILSKLEKHVMKHAPDIELKRHGAMRPSRTPYDSIGVSAIKRAVEKSYKQQPVLQPSLGGSLPDYVWTQILGAPSVLVPYANYDEANHSPNENITIDNFFKGILCTCHVIQELGDDC; translated from the coding sequence ATGAGCATACGCCAGGTGCAAGAATTGGTTGCAAACAAAAGAGAAGAATATCTTGATCTATTATTTTCCCTATTAAGACAAAAAAGTGTAAGCGCGGAAAATGAAGGGATAGAAGCATGCAGCGCACTGTTAAACCGAATAATGGAAGATATCGGAATCAAAACAAGGCTGATAGAAACAGATGGGCATCCGGTAGTCTATGGGGAATTAATGAATAAAACAAATAATTTCACGCTTCTGATTTACGGACATTATGACGTTCAACCTGCCGATCCGATTGATGAGTGGAATACACCTCCTTTTGAGCCGACCATCAAAAACGGGAAAATTTTTTGCCGGGGTGCTGGTGACAATAAAGGACAATTGATGGCGCAATTACTTGCTATTAAAAGTTATAAAGAAATTTTCGGGAAGCTTCCAATTAATATAAAGTTTGTTTTTGAGGGTGAAGAAGAGAGCGGAAGCCCTAATCTTGCTCAATTTGTTCAGACGAATCGTGAATTATTAAAAGCTGACCTTGTTTATACGTCCGACGGGCCAATGCATGAAAGTGGAGCACCGTTTGTTCTTTTGGGAGTACGTGGAATGCTTTATGTGGAGCTAGCGGCTAAAGGCGCGGATTGGGATAACCATTCCGGTAATAAAGGGAATATTATCCCTAATCCTGCCTGGGAATTGGTTAAACTGCTAAATACAATGCGTGACAATAAGGGAAGAATCTTAATTGAAGGGTTTTATGATGACATTCGTCAGCCAGGCAAACATGATTTAGACTTAATATCCAACTTGCCATTTGATAAGAATCGATTAGCTGAACATACCGGCTATCAAGGGTTTGATATGTCCCGTGACGAATATTACCAAAACTTAATTTTTGAGCCTACGATGAATATTGCGGGTTTTCACAGTGGTTATGGCGGAGAAGGCACAAAGACAATCATTCCTTCCAAGGCAAAGTTGAAACTGGACATGCGGTTGATAGTTGATCAAGACCCTGATGATATCCTTAGCAAGCTGGAAAAGCACGTCATGAAACATGCTCCTGATATAGAGTTGAAACGGCATGGTGCCATGAGACCATCCCGTACCCCTTATGATTCTATAGGGGTTAGTGCTATAAAACGTGCAGTTGAAAAGTCTTACAAGCAACAACCTGTTTTACAGCCAAGTTTGGGTGGAAGCCTGCCGGACTACGTGTGGACGCAAATTTTGGGAGCCCCATCAGTATTGGTGCCGTATGCTAATTATGACGAAGCAAACCATTCCCCGAATGAAAATATTACGATTGATAACTTTTTTAAGGGAATTTTGTGTACGTGTCATGTTATTCAGGAATTGGGCGATGACTGCTAG
- a CDS encoding carboxymuconolactone decarboxylase family protein: MANQFYEKSHAEHLNKIGELAPEQAQAFSKYNAGVFKDGALSKKEKEIIAVAIAHVTQCPYCIDTHTKNAKKEGASLSELVEAVMVTSAVEAGGAVTHSTNMHNALSEEADDTLYARSNLKSLSQLGKNAKDGFQGYSGFNTAAMKEGKLSKKFKEIVAVAVGHATLCPYCIDVHTKNADKEGVTREELSEAVLVSSALLAGGSYAHMANMIESFGEE, encoded by the coding sequence TTGGCTAATCAATTTTACGAAAAGAGTCATGCTGAACATTTAAATAAAATAGGTGAACTGGCACCGGAGCAGGCGCAGGCCTTTTCGAAGTATAATGCGGGTGTTTTTAAGGATGGGGCGCTGTCCAAAAAGGAAAAGGAAATTATTGCAGTTGCGATAGCACATGTAACGCAATGTCCTTATTGTATTGATACGCATACTAAAAATGCCAAAAAAGAAGGTGCTTCTCTCAGTGAATTGGTGGAAGCAGTCATGGTTACTTCTGCAGTTGAAGCAGGCGGGGCTGTGACACATAGTACAAATATGCATAATGCACTTTCTGAGGAAGCCGATGACACACTGTATGCACGTTCAAATTTGAAAAGTCTCAGTCAATTGGGAAAGAATGCGAAAGACGGATTCCAAGGTTATTCCGGATTTAACACAGCAGCAATGAAAGAAGGGAAATTGAGCAAGAAGTTTAAAGAAATTGTCGCGGTTGCTGTCGGACATGCCACACTTTGTCCATATTGCATTGATGTTCATACTAAAAATGCCGATAAGGAAGGTGTAACAAGAGAGGAATTATCTGAAGCGGTATTGGTTTCTTCTGCGTTGCTTGCCGGTGGATCTTATGCGCATATGGCGAATATGATTGAGAGCTTTGGCGAGGAATAA
- a CDS encoding aldo/keto reductase produces the protein MTSQIPEILLNDGTRIPAIGFGTYKLWGNEGAAAITSAIDHGYRLIDTAYNYENEGTVGTALKRTTVPREELRIASKLPGRYHTYEKAVKAIQESLYRANLDYFDLYLIHWPNPIQDMYLEAWQALVDAKKWGLIRSIGVSNFLPEHMERLQKETGVLPSINQVELHPFFNQEEQRKWHEEHGIATESWSPLARANDVLSNNKIWGIAEKHGKTASQVILRWHFQHNAVPIPKSASPVRQLENLSIFDFSLDEDDMTALDQLTRPDGRNNDQDPAVYEEF, from the coding sequence ATGACAAGCCAAATACCAGAAATCTTGTTAAACGATGGCACTCGTATCCCGGCAATTGGCTTCGGGACCTATAAACTGTGGGGAAACGAAGGTGCAGCGGCCATTACTAGTGCCATCGATCATGGTTACCGTCTGATTGACACAGCTTATAATTACGAGAACGAAGGAACAGTAGGCACGGCACTAAAGCGGACAACCGTGCCGCGGGAAGAATTGCGTATTGCATCAAAGCTTCCTGGGCGCTACCATACGTATGAAAAAGCTGTGAAAGCTATTCAGGAATCACTCTATCGCGCAAACCTGGACTATTTCGATCTATATTTAATTCATTGGCCAAATCCAATCCAGGATATGTATCTGGAAGCATGGCAGGCATTGGTTGATGCGAAAAAATGGGGGCTTATCCGCTCAATCGGTGTTTCCAACTTTTTGCCGGAGCATATGGAACGGCTGCAAAAAGAAACCGGTGTACTGCCAAGCATCAATCAAGTGGAACTGCACCCTTTCTTCAATCAGGAAGAACAGCGCAAGTGGCATGAAGAGCATGGTATAGCAACCGAATCCTGGAGTCCTTTGGCCCGCGCAAATGATGTTTTAAGCAACAATAAGATTTGGGGTATTGCGGAAAAACACGGCAAGACCGCTTCACAGGTTATTTTGCGCTGGCATTTCCAGCACAATGCAGTGCCAATTCCGAAGTCCGCTTCACCGGTTCGGCAGCTGGAGAATCTCTCTATTTTTGATTTTTCCTTGGATGAAGATGATATGACTGCACTTGATCAATTGACACGCCCGGATGGCCGCAATAATGACCAGGATCCGGCCGTTTATGAGGAGTTTTAA
- a CDS encoding endonuclease I family protein, translated as MNLTAEQKNKLLPVTTDQKRLHSIISRLTDTKEEWEKDEKTYYDKEKDQQMKEHYYQNIDFDNPDDSELLQSLKRLLTETHTNQVSYDPSEYVYPWVDLRPDGNLESIYSGVKQQPEEVIKKDHQTSLKRKEEMEKAQESEQSQKERKLREIADSFKYNCEHVVPQSWFNEEEPMRGDIHHLFTCEPDCNSIRSNYPYHDFPDYNPENMETRQIEDACGKADEELFEPENAKGAVARAMMYFLIRYPDEIEKSHRKKIDTNLLLDWHQKFPPTLYEKHRNQAIFDIQGNRNPYIDFPEEMKRFCHLKHL; from the coding sequence ATGAACCTTACCGCTGAACAGAAGAATAAGCTGCTTCCGGTTACAACCGATCAAAAACGTCTCCATTCCATTATTTCCCGGCTTACAGACACAAAGGAAGAATGGGAAAAAGATGAAAAAACCTATTACGACAAAGAAAAAGACCAGCAGATGAAGGAACATTATTATCAAAACATTGATTTTGATAACCCCGATGACTCAGAATTATTGCAATCGCTGAAAAGACTGCTTACGGAAACCCACACGAATCAAGTTAGTTATGATCCAAGTGAATATGTCTATCCATGGGTTGACTTAAGACCGGACGGAAATCTGGAAAGTATTTATTCCGGGGTAAAGCAGCAGCCGGAAGAAGTGATTAAAAAAGATCATCAAACTTCCTTAAAACGAAAAGAAGAAATGGAAAAAGCGCAGGAATCGGAACAAAGCCAGAAAGAGCGAAAACTAAGGGAAATTGCGGATTCATTCAAATATAATTGTGAACACGTTGTCCCGCAATCCTGGTTTAATGAAGAGGAACCGATGCGCGGCGACATTCATCACCTATTCACATGTGAACCCGATTGTAATTCAATCAGAAGCAATTATCCCTACCATGATTTTCCTGATTACAATCCGGAGAATATGGAGACCAGACAAATTGAAGATGCATGCGGAAAAGCGGATGAGGAGCTATTTGAGCCCGAGAATGCGAAAGGTGCAGTTGCCAGGGCTATGATGTATTTTCTAATACGGTACCCTGACGAAATTGAGAAATCACACAGAAAAAAAATCGATACAAATCTGCTGCTTGATTGGCATCAGAAATTCCCTCCGACTCTATATGAAAAACACCGCAATCAGGCGATCTTTGACATCCAGGGAAACCGGAATCCATATATTGATTTTCCGGAAGAGATGAAACGGTTTTGTCACTTGAAACATCTGTAA
- a CDS encoding S8 family peptidase, whose product MLGFSMIQLVRNYGEKFDKKMRQNLLHLYQPFRNIPCFLHRPIENIMKKFKRYPVIIEFENKGLPLSSVLCDAQEVVNPEFRSKIMHQFPSTASCSAILTASTIEKLMDNGCGISKIYYDREVTAYLDVASPSIHARQLNEQGLTGKDVNIAIVDTGIYPHEDLTQPSNRIVAFKDFVNNRTEPYDDNGHGTHCAGDAAGNGYTSSGTYRGPAPEAGVIGVKVLNQMGSGSLSTIVSGVQWCIDHKDEHQIDVISLSLGAQADESNCNDPLVQIVEQAWAAGIVVCVAAGNSGPDKRTIGTPGISSQVITVGAIDDRNTVDRSDEQIASFSSRGPACGEESKPDLLAPGVNIISLRAPGSFLDKTAKSGRVDQNYFSLSGTSMATPICAGVVALVLQNNSGFSPDQVKQNLLNSAVDQGLPPYAQGAGYIDAEQAVQSNGND is encoded by the coding sequence ATGTTAGGATTTTCAATGATTCAGCTGGTTCGCAATTATGGCGAGAAATTTGATAAAAAAATGCGGCAGAATCTGCTTCATCTATATCAGCCGTTTCGCAACATCCCGTGTTTCTTGCATCGCCCAATCGAAAATATCATGAAAAAATTTAAACGATATCCAGTAATTATCGAATTTGAAAATAAAGGACTGCCACTGTCATCGGTTCTATGTGATGCACAGGAAGTGGTTAATCCGGAATTCAGGTCCAAGATAATGCACCAGTTTCCAAGTACAGCAAGCTGCTCCGCAATCTTAACAGCATCCACCATTGAAAAATTAATGGATAATGGCTGCGGCATCAGCAAGATTTACTATGACCGGGAAGTTACTGCTTATTTGGATGTTGCTTCTCCATCCATCCATGCCAGGCAGTTAAATGAACAAGGCTTAACCGGGAAAGATGTCAACATTGCCATAGTCGATACTGGTATTTATCCGCATGAGGATCTGACCCAGCCGTCCAATCGTATCGTTGCCTTTAAGGATTTCGTTAACAACCGAACGGAACCTTATGACGATAATGGACACGGCACACATTGCGCCGGCGATGCTGCAGGTAATGGCTATACGTCAAGCGGAACCTACCGCGGGCCTGCCCCGGAAGCTGGTGTAATTGGAGTAAAGGTACTCAATCAAATGGGATCTGGCTCTCTTTCCACAATCGTTTCCGGTGTACAATGGTGTATTGATCATAAAGATGAGCATCAAATCGATGTCATCTCCCTATCTTTAGGGGCACAAGCTGATGAATCGAATTGTAATGACCCACTCGTCCAAATTGTTGAGCAGGCATGGGCTGCAGGAATAGTTGTATGTGTCGCTGCAGGGAATTCCGGCCCCGATAAACGAACAATCGGGACGCCAGGAATCAGTTCTCAAGTGATAACTGTTGGCGCAATTGATGATCGAAATACAGTTGACAGATCCGATGAACAAATTGCATCTTTTTCAAGTCGCGGTCCTGCATGCGGGGAAGAATCAAAACCAGATTTGCTTGCACCCGGGGTGAATATTATCTCTTTACGGGCACCTGGTTCTTTTCTGGACAAAACGGCTAAATCAGGTCGGGTAGACCAGAATTATTTTTCATTATCAGGTACATCAATGGCAACTCCGATTTGTGCAGGTGTTGTTGCCCTTGTGTTACAGAATAATTCCGGATTCTCCCCTGATCAGGTAAAGCAAAATCTTCTAAATAGTGCAGTTGATCAAGGATTGCCGCCTTATGCACAAGGTGCTGGTTATATAGATGCAGAACAGGCTGTCCAGTCAAACGGGAATGATTAA
- a CDS encoding DUF3231 family protein, with protein sequence MPKNLGNIFQSAIKVLNALTDNNKDPLHMGEVMACWTYLAFVGNIITYEEVGLNSITDPELKEMVKDALNIAKTHKKELTEFMKKEGIALPSLPETKPKSDPGAIPPGAKLTEDELINTLEINFVFAADTCAASASQCLRTDVGLMFLKFQTDKFALGFRAKELMRRKGWLKIPPHYRPPGAPGS encoded by the coding sequence GTGCCGAAAAATCTGGGAAATATTTTTCAATCCGCGATCAAGGTTCTAAACGCTTTAACCGATAACAATAAGGACCCGCTGCATATGGGAGAAGTTATGGCGTGCTGGACTTACCTTGCTTTTGTGGGTAATATTATAACGTATGAAGAAGTGGGGCTAAATTCCATAACTGATCCGGAATTAAAAGAAATGGTTAAGGACGCATTAAATATTGCGAAGACACATAAGAAAGAACTTACTGAGTTTATGAAAAAAGAAGGGATTGCTTTACCTTCTTTACCTGAAACAAAGCCCAAGTCAGACCCCGGTGCCATTCCGCCGGGTGCGAAATTGACGGAAGATGAATTGATTAACACCCTGGAAATCAATTTTGTTTTTGCGGCAGATACATGTGCTGCTTCTGCAAGTCAATGTCTCCGCACCGATGTAGGACTGATGTTTTTGAAGTTTCAGACGGATAAATTTGCGCTTGGTTTTCGGGCGAAAGAACTGATGCGCAGAAAAGGCTGGCTTAAAATTCCGCCGCATTATCGGCCGCCTGGTGCACCGGGGAGTTAA
- a CDS encoding DUF3231 family protein gives MEDHTRNIPLTASEISSLWNSYQSETMTICGLRYFLKDVECEQTESLLNLSLERSLKNKETLEQFFRAENYPIPQGFTEKDVNMDAPRLFSDKLFIYYLLHMSMIKMTMNTFALVVSSMADVTRFYNENINQIQDLHLKAKELAKEKGIFIPDPTIPKPEQIDFVKKQSFMAGWFGERRQLLGQEISNLVYNAKRNALGQALITGFSQVAQAKEARKYFERGRDISGKQFEVFSSILNKEYITNSSLILTTEVTDSTTAPFSDKLMMFLVTLLSASGIAQYGTSMSTSSRHDLSVKYTRLVGEIALYAEDGANIMIEHGWMEQPPMAADRKELAE, from the coding sequence ATGGAAGATCATACCCGGAATATACCTCTGACAGCTTCTGAAATTTCCTCACTTTGGAACTCGTATCAGAGTGAAACGATGACCATATGCGGGCTTCGTTATTTTCTGAAGGATGTGGAATGTGAACAAACAGAGTCCTTACTTAATTTATCCTTAGAGCGCTCCCTTAAAAACAAAGAAACACTGGAACAGTTCTTTCGTGCCGAGAACTATCCAATACCACAGGGATTCACCGAAAAGGACGTTAACATGGATGCTCCCCGTCTATTTTCGGACAAATTGTTCATTTATTACTTGCTTCATATGTCCATGATTAAAATGACAATGAATACGTTCGCACTTGTCGTATCATCAATGGCCGATGTCACCCGTTTTTACAATGAGAATATTAATCAAATACAGGATTTACACCTGAAGGCAAAAGAGCTGGCAAAGGAAAAAGGAATCTTCATCCCTGATCCAACCATCCCTAAGCCTGAACAAATTGACTTTGTCAAAAAACAGAGCTTCATGGCGGGATGGTTTGGCGAACGAAGACAGCTGCTTGGCCAGGAAATTTCAAACCTTGTGTACAATGCCAAACGAAATGCACTTGGGCAAGCCCTTATTACCGGTTTCAGCCAGGTTGCGCAGGCAAAAGAAGCAAGAAAATATTTTGAACGAGGACGGGATATATCCGGAAAACAGTTTGAAGTATTCTCCTCCATTTTAAATAAGGAATACATTACAAATTCATCATTGATACTTACGACAGAGGTAACAGATTCAACAACAGCTCCATTTTCCGATAAATTAATGATGTTCCTTGTTACGCTTCTCAGCGCGTCCGGCATCGCTCAATACGGTACGTCCATGTCGACCAGCTCCAGGCATGACCTGAGTGTTAAATATACACGTCTTGTCGGTGAAATTGCACTTTATGCAGAAGACGGAGCGAATATTATGATTGAACACGGCTGGATGGAACAGCCCCCTATGGCAGCCGACCGAAAAGAACTTGCGGAATAG
- a CDS encoding spore germination protein, with translation MGFFSRKKKKNNEHENFTLDIYKSLDKNISNLKNMLEEPNDLVIREFTAGKTDHKCALAFIDGLINNDLVNDNVLKNLQVMAEWKELPATSSDLFHAIKTELISVSDVEIGKNLDDVSNAMLYGSAILYIDGFSKVLMMDVKGWQSRSIEQPPSETIIRGPREGFIENFRTNMVLIRRYIRDPNLRFKTYQVGRRSKKNLAVVYVDGIIHPDLLKEVQRRLESIDMDNAPESSYIEQWIEDSFLSPFPQMLNTERPDAVAKAVLEGKFAIILDGTPFVLIAPVTIGNTLQAPEDYYERWSLGSTIRMLRYLAAFLAMFMPALYIALVSYHQGMIPTKLAFSIAASREGVPFPAVVEALLMALTMEMLREASVRLPKAIGQTIGIIGGLVIGEAAVNAGIVSPIMVIVVALTAIASFTIPAYSVAISFRMLRFGVMIAAAVFGLYGIILAYIMINIHIVNLRSIGVPYSSPFAPTFIRDWKDLVFRAPIPLLDERPDYLLPDDKKSADKRGKR, from the coding sequence ATGGGGTTCTTTTCCAGAAAGAAAAAGAAGAATAACGAACATGAAAATTTCACGCTGGATATTTATAAAAGCCTTGATAAAAATATTTCCAATCTAAAAAATATGCTGGAGGAACCGAATGATTTGGTCATTCGGGAATTTACTGCAGGCAAAACAGATCACAAATGTGCATTAGCTTTTATTGATGGCCTAATTAACAATGATCTGGTTAATGACAACGTATTGAAAAATCTTCAGGTAATGGCGGAATGGAAAGAACTGCCTGCAACCTCTTCGGATTTGTTTCATGCCATTAAAACGGAGCTTATATCAGTCAGTGACGTAGAAATCGGGAAGAATTTAGACGATGTTTCCAATGCAATGCTCTACGGAAGTGCCATTCTTTATATTGACGGCTTCAGTAAGGTGTTAATGATGGATGTGAAAGGGTGGCAAAGCCGGTCAATTGAACAGCCCCCTTCCGAAACGATTATCCGCGGTCCGAGGGAAGGGTTTATTGAGAATTTCCGAACAAATATGGTGCTGATCCGCCGATACATACGAGATCCAAATTTACGATTTAAAACGTATCAAGTGGGTCGGCGTTCCAAGAAAAATTTGGCCGTTGTATATGTTGACGGAATTATTCATCCCGACCTGTTGAAAGAGGTGCAGCGTCGGTTGGAATCCATTGATATGGATAACGCGCCGGAGTCAAGCTATATTGAACAATGGATTGAGGACAGCTTTTTGTCCCCCTTTCCGCAAATGCTGAATACAGAACGTCCGGATGCCGTTGCAAAAGCAGTGTTGGAAGGGAAGTTTGCCATTATCCTTGATGGTACCCCATTTGTATTGATTGCCCCGGTCACTATTGGAAATACACTGCAGGCACCTGAGGATTATTATGAGCGGTGGTCACTTGGCTCAACCATCCGCATGCTGCGTTATTTGGCGGCGTTTCTTGCCATGTTTATGCCCGCTTTATATATTGCACTTGTTTCGTATCATCAGGGCATGATTCCTACCAAACTTGCCTTCTCTATCGCAGCCTCCCGTGAAGGTGTCCCATTTCCGGCCGTTGTTGAAGCATTGCTGATGGCACTAACGATGGAAATGTTACGCGAGGCAAGTGTCCGTCTGCCCAAAGCGATTGGGCAGACAATAGGCATTATCGGTGGTCTGGTAATTGGCGAGGCTGCCGTCAACGCCGGAATTGTCAGTCCGATTATGGTCATTGTTGTGGCCTTAACGGCAATTGCTTCATTTACAATTCCGGCATATAGTGTGGCGATTTCATTCCGGATGCTTCGTTTTGGTGTGATGATTGCTGCAGCGGTGTTTGGACTGTATGGTATCATACTGGCTTATATTATGATCAATATCCATATTGTCAATCTGAGAAGTATTGGAGTTCCATATTCGAGCCCGTTTGCACCGACGTTCATCCGGGATTGGAAAGACCTTGTTTTTCGGGCTCCAATTCCGTTATTGGACGAACGTCCCGATTATTTGCTTCCGGATGATAAAAAATCTGCCGATAAAAGGGGGAAACGATGA